Within the Cetobacterium somerae ATCC BAA-474 genome, the region GGTGATGAAGGGTCGGCTTACTGGATTGCTAAAAAAGGAATTGAAATATTTACAAAACAAGCAGATGGAAGATATCCTAAAACAGCTTTATATACTACTATGAGAGAAGAATTAAATTTAAAAGAAGATTTTGATTTGATAGATTTAATTTATAATCAATATTCTCTTGATAGGGGAAAAATAGCTCAATTATCAATGGTAGTTTATAAAGCAGCAGAAAAAAATGATCCACACTGTATAGAGATATTTAAAGAAGCATCAATAGAGATTGGACTTATGATAAAAGCTATATCTGAAAAAATAGATTTCATTGAGAAGCCTATAAAGGTTTCATACGTAGGTGGTGTATTTAAAGCTTCAAAATATATTTTTGATAATTTAAAAATTTATTTAAAAAATAATAAAATTGATGCAGTAATACTTGAACCAAAATACACGCCAGTTTATGGATCAGCACTTTATGCATTAAAATTATGGGAGGGGAATAAATAAATGAAAGATTTTTATACATTAAAAGAGATTGAGCAACAAAAAAGATTATGGTTAGAAACAATAAAT harbors:
- a CDS encoding N-acetylglucosamine kinase; protein product: MKFFIGIDSGGTKTAVSVIDEDKNEVLSFQKGTGHYLQIGFNGLEELLISILEEVLEKLNITKDDIGYIFAGIPGYGEIKEDQKIIEDVAKKSWRGIKFQLGNDMKAGWAGSLECNPGINIIAGTGAIGYGINELGEEARTSGWGHACGDEGSAYWIAKKGIEIFTKQADGRYPKTALYTTMREELNLKEDFDLIDLIYNQYSLDRGKIAQLSMVVYKAAEKNDPHCIEIFKEASIEIGLMIKAISEKIDFIEKPIKVSYVGGVFKASKYIFDNLKIYLKNNKIDAVILEPKYTPVYGSALYALKLWEGNK